From the genome of Sediminibacter sp. Hel_I_10:
TCATAATTAACAAGGAAGTCTAAGTTTATGAGTATTAAAATAACAGGAACCGGGAGTTATATTCCTTCCGGTATCAAAAAAAACGAAAATTTCTATAGCCACGAATTCTTAAATTCTGATGGATCTATCATCAACGGACCTAACGAAGTTATCGTGGCTAAATTCAAGGCCATTACAGGTATTGAAGAAAGACGTTATATAAAAGATGAGCTTTTAAACTCTGATATTGCATTTTTTGCTGCTGAAAAAGCCATCGCAGATGCCAATATTGATAAAGAATCCTTGGACTATATTATCGTAGCCCATAATTACGGAGACGTCAAACACAATGCAGAACAAAGTGATACAGTACCTAGTATTGCCTCTCGTGTGAAACATTTATTGGGCATACGAAATCCAAAATGCGTAGGCTACGATTTACTCTTTGGCTGTCCCGGTTGGATTGAAGGTGTGATACAGGCCAAAGCATTTATTAGTTCCGGATTGGCAAAACGCTGTCTGGTCATTGGTTCTGAAACGCTATCGAGAGTCGTAGATAAGCACGATCGTGATTCCATGATTTACAGCGATGGTGCTGGTGCAGTTATTGTTGAGAAAACCGATGAAGACGGCGGTATCCTCACTCATGATACGGCAACATTTTCTTTAGATGAAGCTCATTTTATCTATTTCGGAGAAACAAACCATCCTGAAATTTCCGATAAACGGAGATACATCAAAATGTATGGGCGTAAGATTTATGAATTTGCTCTAAAAAATGTACCGTTGGCCATGAAATCCTGTTTAGAAAACAGCGGATGTTCTATTACCGACGTTAAAAAAATATTGATCCATCAAGCCAATGAAAAGATGGATGAAGCGATTGTAAAACGTTTTTACAAATTGCATGACATGGAGATGCCAAAAGGAATTATGCCTATGTCTATCAATACTTTAGGCAATTCTAGCGTCGCCACCATCCCTACACTTCTTGATCTTATTTTAAAAGGGAAATTAGAAAATCAGCATATTGATAAGGGCGATGTCATCATATTTGCAAGTGTTGGCGCCGGGATGAATATTAATGCCATTGTTTATAGATATTAATCTGAAGTGCGCTACTTTCGATAAAATAAAACATGTACGAAAACACCTTTCCAAACAAACGTTTTAAACATACCCTCAGTTTTCTGCAAAAACACGTAGATAATTCATCTACCATATTAGACCTTGGTGTAAAAAATCCGATGTCTGAGATTATGATCTCTCAAGGTTATCAAGTTCAAAACACCTCTGGGGTTGATTTAGATATAGATACTCATGAAATAGAAAAGTCAACTGCCGACGTGGTTACCGCATTTGAAATATTTGAACACTTACTCTCTCCTTTTACAGTACTTACCTCTATAAAAGCAGATAAACTTGTAGCGAGCATCCCATTAAGACTTTGGTTTTCTTCTGCCTATAAAAGCAAAACAGACCCTTGGGACCGCCATTATCATGAATTTGAAGATTGGCAATTTGACTGGTTACTGGAAAAAACTGGATGGCGCATTATTGCTACTGAAAAGTGGACCAATCCTACAAATAAATTGGGGATAAGACCGCTTTTACGTCAATTCACCAATCGCTATTATATTGTTTACGCCGAAAGAGCTAAAAATTCTAAAAGCTAAAGCACTTACTCCACGTTGCTTTAATTAGCTTTGAACTTTAAATCTTAGACTATTGTGCTATAATTTGAATTTCTAATGAAATTTTACATTGTCATCCCTGCCCATAATGAAGCCGACTGCATTGCGTTAACGCTAGAGTCACTGGCCAATCAAACCCTATTACCAAAGCAGGTTATTGTGGTTAATGACAA
Proteins encoded in this window:
- a CDS encoding 3-oxoacyl-ACP synthase III family protein → MSIKITGTGSYIPSGIKKNENFYSHEFLNSDGSIINGPNEVIVAKFKAITGIEERRYIKDELLNSDIAFFAAEKAIADANIDKESLDYIIVAHNYGDVKHNAEQSDTVPSIASRVKHLLGIRNPKCVGYDLLFGCPGWIEGVIQAKAFISSGLAKRCLVIGSETLSRVVDKHDRDSMIYSDGAGAVIVEKTDEDGGILTHDTATFSLDEAHFIYFGETNHPEISDKRRYIKMYGRKIYEFALKNVPLAMKSCLENSGCSITDVKKILIHQANEKMDEAIVKRFYKLHDMEMPKGIMPMSINTLGNSSVATIPTLLDLILKGKLENQHIDKGDVIIFASVGAGMNINAIVYRY
- a CDS encoding methyltransferase, which gives rise to MYENTFPNKRFKHTLSFLQKHVDNSSTILDLGVKNPMSEIMISQGYQVQNTSGVDLDIDTHEIEKSTADVVTAFEIFEHLLSPFTVLTSIKADKLVASIPLRLWFSSAYKSKTDPWDRHYHEFEDWQFDWLLEKTGWRIIATEKWTNPTNKLGIRPLLRQFTNRYYIVYAERAKNSKS